One Brassica napus cultivar Da-Ae chromosome C2, Da-Ae, whole genome shotgun sequence DNA window includes the following coding sequences:
- the LOC106382147 gene encoding xyloglucan O-acetyltransferase 2, translated as MKSSSVFWESSEKTQRWIASNMGRSSPFLLPFLCISLFFTVFLVYHQSPFRSISDQNVPTTQPQIDPDCDLFKGHWVPDKRGSLYTNSSCSTIPASKNCIKHGRSDRYFLFWRWKPDGCDLPRFNPKAFLSMVRGKKMSFIGDSVARNHMESLLCLLSMEETPRDIYKDGEDRNRIWYFPSHDFTLSTSWTKFLVAGQERVDSNKTGTGLFDLDLAKMDEGWSKGLPNTDISIVSAAHWFFRPIIIHRGDETLGCIYCNLPNMTHISPDEGFKLVYSAVFKHISECKNCKEDLVTVLRTISPSHFENGTWDTGGACSRTSPFGENQIDLQSNEMKIRTSQIQQLEGVTKGDYKGKKFAVLDVTKVMLMRPDGHPNGHWGNKWMKGYNDCVHWCLPGPIDAWNEFLMAVIRQLR; from the exons ATGAAATCATCATCGGTTTTCTGGGAAAGCTCAGAGAAAACACAGAGATGGATAGCTTCAAACATGGGAAGATCATCGCCATTCCTCTTGCCTTTTCTTTGTATAAGTCTCTTCTTCACCGTTTTCTTGGTTTACCATCAAAGTCCTTTCAGGTCCATCTCCGATCAAAATGTTCCCACTACCCAACCTCAAATCG ATCCTGATTGTGATTTGTTCAAGGGACATTGGGTTCCAGACAAAAGAGGATCTTTGTACACAAACTCAAGCTGTTCCACTATTCCTGCTTCCAAGAACTGCATAAAACATGGGCGATCAGACAGATATTTCTTGTTTTGGAGATGGAAACCCGATGGCTGCGATCTTCCTAGATTTAACCCTAAGGCGTTTCTCAGTATGGTTAGAGGCAAGAAGATGAGTTTTATTGGTGATTCTGTAGCAAGAAACCACATGGAATCTCTTCTTTGCTTGTTGTCAATG GAAGAAACTCCTAGAGATATCTACAAGGATGGAGAAGACAGAAACAGGATTTGGTACTTTCCTAGTCATGATTTTACACTATCTACATCTTGGACTAAGTTTCTTGTGGCGGGACAAGAGAGGGTAGACAGTAACAAGACCGGAACTGGATTGTTTGATTTAGATCTTGCCAAGATGGATGAAGGGTGGTCCAAGGGTCTGCCAAATACAGACATTTCTATTGTCTCGGCTGCTCACTGGTTCTTCAGACCAATAATCATCCATAGAGGAGACGAGACGCTTGGTTGCATCTACTGTAACTTACCAAACATGACTCACATAAGCCCAGACGAAGGGTTTAAGCTTGTTTACTCAGCGGTATTTAAGCACATCAGTGAGTGTAAGAACTGCAAGGAAGACTTAGTTACAGTCCTGAGGACTATTTCCCCTTCCCATTTCGAGAACGGGACTTGGGATACTGGAGGAGCGTGCAGCAGAACCAGTCCTTTTGGTGAGAACCAGATCGATCTCCAGAGTAACGAGATGAAGATCAGGACATCTCAGATTCAACAGCTTGAAGGTGTAACAAAAGGAGACTATAAAGGAAAGAAGTTTGCGGTTTTGGATGTGACTAAGGTTATGCTGATGAGACCTGATGGTCATCCTAATGGTCATTGGGGAAATAAATGGATGAAAGGTTATAATGACTGCGTCCACTGGTGCTTGCCAGGGCCTATTGATGCGTGGAACGAGTTTCTAATGGCCGTAATTAGACAATTAAGATGA